In Quercus lobata isolate SW786 chromosome 12, ValleyOak3.0 Primary Assembly, whole genome shotgun sequence, a genomic segment contains:
- the LOC115969996 gene encoding FCS-Like Zinc finger 2 gives MESTSTRRPCFIEEDYGLASLADMEAGISGTGNQHNHTHHSHNQNHPFFSRTLCYSASYNISRRGSLRNLSALSPRSAGPRFYDARFEDHQPHFLEACFLCKKPLGDNKDIFMYRGDTPFCSEECRQEQIEIDEAKEKNWNLSSSMKALRKKQQRESTSPNKTQKNYPLRTSTVAAA, from the exons ATGGAGTCCACAAGTACAAGGAGGCCTTGTTTCATCGAGGAAGATTATGGGTTGGCTTCTTTGGCAGACATGGAAGCTGGGATCTCTGGAACTGGGAACCAGCATAATCATACCCACCATAGTCACAACCAAAACCACCCTTTCTTCTCTAGGACACTGTGTTACAGTGCCTCGTATAATATTAGTAGGAGGGGTAGTTTGAGAAACCTCTCGGCTTTGTCTCCGAGATCTGCTGGGCCTAGGTTCTATGATGCAAGATTCGAGGATCACCAACCCCATTTCTTGGAAGCCTGTTTTCTTTGCAAGAAACCACTTGGGGATAACAAAGACATCTTCATGTACAG AGGTGACACTCCATTCTGTAGTGAAGAGTGCAGACAGGAACAAATAGAAATCGATGAAGCAAAGGAGAAGAACTGGAATCTTTCTTCCTCAATGAAGGCGTTGAGGAAAAAGCAACAGAGAGAGTCCACTTccccaaacaaaacccagaagaACTACCCTTTACGTACAAGCACTGTTGCAGCCGCTTAA